In one window of Candidatus Eisenbacteria bacterium DNA:
- a CDS encoding 3-dehydroquinate dehydratase — MSLRILVLHGPNLDALGTREPQVYGRETLGDVERALSELGRESDCEIESRQTQHEGVLIEALYGARGHSDGVLLNPGGLTHTSVALRDAVLACGLPVVEVHVTNPHTREAFRHRSLVSGAALGVVQGFGIDSYRLALRGLIAHLRRDRAS; from the coding sequence CTGAGCCTTCGCATACTGGTCCTCCACGGTCCGAATCTCGATGCTCTGGGAACTCGCGAGCCTCAGGTCTACGGACGCGAGACACTCGGCGACGTCGAGCGCGCATTGAGCGAGCTGGGACGCGAATCGGATTGCGAGATCGAGTCGCGGCAGACGCAGCACGAAGGCGTGTTGATCGAAGCGCTGTACGGTGCACGCGGGCACTCCGATGGAGTGCTCCTGAACCCGGGTGGTCTCACGCACACGAGCGTCGCGCTGCGCGACGCCGTCCTCGCGTGCGGGCTTCCGGTGGTCGAGGTGCACGTGACCAATCCCCACACACGCGAAGCCTTCCGTCACAGGTCGCTGGTGTCCGGCGCCGCCCTCGGGGTGGTGCAGGGCTTCGGCATCGACAGCTACCGACTCGCGCTGCGCGGACTCATCGCGCATCTCCGCCGTGACCGCGCCTCGTAA
- the accC gene encoding acetyl-CoA carboxylase biotin carboxylase subunit, which produces MFRKVLIANRGEIALRIIRACRELRISTVAVFSEADRDSLHVRLADESVCIGPPAPAQSYNYIARLISAAEVTGADAIHPGYGFLSENAHFAEVCASCGFVFIGPTPEMIRKMGDKAVARKTMREAGLPLVPGSEGTLTDIDEALSLASGIGYPVIIKAAAGGGGRGMRVAWDEKQLRTGFGIARAEAGAAFNNDAVYLEKYLVKPRHIEFQLFGDSHGNLIHLGERECSVQRNHQKLIEESPSPFLNDAQRRKVGEIAVRGAASIGYLNAGTMEFLFDQDGSFYFMEMNTRIQVEHPVTEEVTGLDLVKEQIRVAAGEKLSLTQKQVEWSGHAIECRINAEDFEHGWRPSPGKVTYWYKPGGPGIRVDSHVYAGYVVPPYYDSMIGKLIARGKDREEALRRMEIALEEMIVEGVHTTIPFHRLALADSRFRSGDVDTRFVEALLKERQPVATP; this is translated from the coding sequence ATGTTCCGCAAGGTCCTGATCGCCAACCGGGGTGAGATCGCCCTCCGCATCATTCGCGCCTGCCGCGAGCTCCGGATCAGCACCGTCGCGGTCTTCAGCGAGGCGGATCGAGACAGCCTGCACGTCCGGCTCGCCGACGAGTCGGTGTGCATCGGACCGCCGGCGCCGGCTCAGTCCTATAACTACATCGCGCGGCTGATCTCGGCCGCCGAAGTGACGGGCGCCGACGCCATCCACCCCGGCTACGGATTCCTGTCCGAGAACGCGCACTTCGCCGAGGTGTGCGCCTCGTGCGGTTTCGTTTTCATCGGACCGACACCCGAGATGATCCGGAAGATGGGCGACAAGGCGGTGGCTCGAAAGACCATGCGAGAGGCCGGACTGCCGCTGGTACCCGGCAGCGAAGGCACGCTCACGGACATCGACGAGGCGCTGTCGCTCGCGAGTGGCATCGGCTATCCGGTCATCATCAAGGCGGCTGCCGGCGGTGGCGGACGCGGCATGCGCGTGGCGTGGGACGAAAAGCAACTCCGAACCGGATTCGGCATCGCGAGGGCGGAGGCGGGGGCGGCGTTCAACAATGACGCGGTGTACCTCGAGAAGTATCTGGTCAAGCCGCGCCACATCGAGTTCCAGTTGTTCGGCGACTCGCACGGCAATCTCATCCATCTCGGCGAGCGCGAGTGCTCGGTGCAGCGCAATCACCAGAAGTTGATCGAGGAGTCGCCGAGTCCGTTCCTGAACGACGCGCAGCGCCGCAAAGTCGGCGAGATCGCGGTGCGCGGCGCCGCCTCGATCGGCTACCTGAACGCGGGCACCATGGAGTTCCTGTTCGATCAGGACGGCAGCTTCTATTTCATGGAGATGAACACGCGTATCCAGGTCGAGCACCCGGTCACCGAAGAGGTCACCGGGCTGGATCTCGTGAAGGAGCAGATCCGGGTCGCGGCCGGCGAAAAGCTGTCGCTCACGCAGAAGCAGGTCGAGTGGAGCGGACATGCGATCGAGTGCCGCATCAATGCCGAGGACTTCGAGCACGGCTGGCGTCCGAGCCCCGGCAAGGTGACCTACTGGTACAAGCCGGGCGGTCCCGGCATCCGGGTCGACAGCCACGTGTATGCCGGCTACGTCGTGCCGCCGTACTACGACTCGATGATCGGCAAGCTGATCGCGCGCGGCAAGGATCGTGAAGAGGCGCTGCGCCGTATGGAGATCGCGCTCGAGGAGATGATCGTGGAAGGCGTGCACACCACGATTCCGTTCCATCGCCTGGCGCTGGCGGACTCGCGGTTCCGAAGCGGCGATGTCGACACGCGTTTCGTGGAAGCGCTGCTCAAGGAACGCCAGCCGGTCGCGACACCCTGA
- a CDS encoding type IV pilus twitching motility protein PilT, producing the protein MNIRVVLDKMIGARASDLHLKAGTPPVVRVDGVLYTLDEPAPSAQQLREVCHQLLNEEQRQHFSTHSEIDFAFGVAGLARFRANLFMQRGTPALALRHVPVEVPSIEDLHVPPQVRELAFSPRGLVLVTGRTGSGKSTTLAAMIDAINKVTTRNIITVEDPIEFLHRDRLSFIHQREVGLDTKSFHDGLRYVLRQDPDIILVGEIRDLETMSTALMASDTGHLVLSTLHTTDVVQTLQRIVSFYPPHQHDEIRLSLSANLRAVVCQRLIARKDGAGRVPAIEIMVSTPTIREFILNPDKVPMIHTAIAEGVTQYGMQTFDQSVLGLLREGLISEEEALKNCNNPNELQLKLKGISASSDRMWQPVDAASAESSPEAPANAGARPGWMSRD; encoded by the coding sequence ATGAACATTCGCGTGGTGCTCGACAAGATGATCGGAGCGCGGGCCAGCGATCTCCATCTCAAGGCCGGAACGCCGCCGGTGGTGCGCGTCGACGGCGTGCTGTACACGCTCGACGAGCCGGCACCCTCCGCACAGCAGTTGCGCGAGGTCTGCCACCAGCTCCTCAACGAGGAGCAGCGCCAGCACTTCTCGACCCATTCCGAGATCGACTTCGCGTTCGGCGTCGCCGGACTCGCCCGATTCCGCGCCAACCTGTTCATGCAGCGTGGCACACCGGCGCTCGCGCTACGCCATGTGCCGGTCGAGGTGCCGAGCATCGAGGACCTGCACGTTCCACCTCAGGTTCGCGAGCTGGCGTTCTCGCCGCGCGGCCTGGTGCTGGTCACGGGTCGCACCGGCTCGGGCAAGTCGACGACGCTGGCCGCCATGATCGACGCGATCAACAAGGTCACCACGCGCAACATCATCACGGTCGAAGACCCGATCGAGTTCCTCCACCGCGACCGCCTGTCGTTCATCCACCAGCGCGAGGTCGGACTCGACACCAAATCTTTCCACGACGGTTTGCGGTACGTGCTGCGCCAGGATCCCGACATCATCCTGGTCGGCGAAATTCGCGACCTCGAGACCATGAGCACGGCACTGATGGCCTCCGATACCGGACATCTGGTGCTCTCGACGCTGCACACCACCGACGTGGTGCAGACGCTGCAGCGCATCGTTTCGTTCTACCCGCCGCACCAGCACGACGAGATCCGGTTGTCGCTGTCGGCGAACCTGCGGGCGGTGGTGTGTCAGCGACTGATCGCGCGCAAGGATGGCGCGGGCCGCGTTCCGGCGATCGAAATCATGGTCAGCACCCCGACGATCCGCGAGTTCATCCTGAATCCGGACAAGGTCCCGATGATCCACACGGCGATCGCCGAGGGCGTCACGCAGTACGGCATGCAGACCTTCGATCAGTCGGTGCTCGGTCTGCTGCGCGAGGGCCTGATCAGCGAGGAAGAGGCGCTCAAGAACTGCAACAACCCGAACGAGCTTCAGCTCAAGCTCAAGGGCATCTCGGCGTCTTCCGACCGCATGTGGCAGCCGGTCGACGCCGCCAGTGCGGAATCCTCCCCGGAAGCTCCGGCCAACGCCGGAGCCCGACCGGGCTGGATGTCGCGCGACTGA
- the accB gene encoding acetyl-CoA carboxylase biotin carboxyl carrier protein, with the protein MGELRQLIRLVQRTGIGELEVTAGGRTVRISAQSHGVAPHPMATAPSAAAPAAHASAGASASASPPPAKDNTVAITSPMVGTFYRAPAPDADPYVEVGSVVEVGQNVCIIEAMKLMNEIESEVRGRVVQLLVENAQPVEFGQKLFLVEPV; encoded by the coding sequence CTGGGCGAGCTTCGCCAGCTGATCCGCCTGGTCCAACGCACCGGGATTGGCGAGCTCGAGGTCACGGCCGGCGGTCGTACCGTTCGGATCTCCGCTCAGTCGCACGGCGTGGCGCCGCATCCGATGGCGACCGCTCCGTCGGCTGCGGCTCCGGCGGCGCACGCTTCGGCGGGCGCTTCGGCCTCCGCGAGTCCGCCACCCGCCAAGGACAATACCGTCGCGATCACGTCGCCCATGGTGGGAACGTTTTATCGCGCACCGGCACCGGATGCGGACCCGTACGTCGAAGTGGGAAGCGTGGTCGAGGTGGGGCAGAACGTCTGCATCATCGAAGCCATGAAGCTCATGAACGAAATCGAGTCCGAGGTCCGGGGGCGAGTGGTTCAGCTTCTGGTCGAGAACGCCCAGCCGGTGGAGTTCGGTCAGAAGCTGTTCCTGGTCGAGCCGGTCTAG